A genomic segment from Nicotiana sylvestris chromosome 1, ASM39365v2, whole genome shotgun sequence encodes:
- the LOC104219109 gene encoding CRIB domain-containing protein RIC4-like, giving the protein MKDRSMEKFMVFPFSLGCGSESSVAVTKTSTSQPAAENMKSSVLSQVPTKRQVGEESSSKVKINGFWGFLDRRQFSQGVHSLKRSFKGFSQLFVYKEEIEEMEMEMKIGNPTDVKHVTHIGYDGSTKIINPVKGWDNSKAPELLSFPSSISIKQFELAMASQAGGSSRF; this is encoded by the exons ATGAAGGATAGATCAATGGAGAAGTTTATGGTGTTTCCATTCTCTTTAGGGTGTGGTTCTGAGTCAAGTGTTGCAGTGACAAAAACCAGCACCAGCCAACCTGCAGCTGAGAACATGAAAAGTTCAGTATTAAGTCAAGTTCCAACAA AAAGACAAGTAGGAGAAGAGAGTTCATCAAAAGTGAAAATAAATGGATTTTGGGGATTTTTGGACAGACGACAATTTTCTCAAGGGGTGCACTCGTTGAAAAGAAGTTTCAAAGGTTTCTCTCAATTATTTG TGTACAAAGAAGAGATTGAAGAAATGGAAATGGAGATGAAAATAGGGAATCCAACAGATGTGAAACATGTAACACACATAGGATATGATGGATCCACAAAAATAATTAATCCTGTCAAAGGCTGGGATAATTCAAAAGCACCTGAATTACTTTCTTTTCCTAGTTCTATCTCCATTAAACAATTTGAGCTTGCTATGGCTTCCCAAGCTGGTGGTTCCTCTAGGTTTTAG